One Desulfurellaceae bacterium genomic region harbors:
- a CDS encoding LLM class flavin-dependent oxidoreductase codes for WGQEYFSYHGQVFKYDQVRVTPKPLQEPYPELWLGGMFPYTTRRAGRSGDAWCSDPFPIEKETWKSRVGMYREAADKAGNRAQVVLMRDGWVASSRAEAEKTFGRIYVDETLFYFRHGILNHHPDFRSESDFTVDACFQHAVAGTPQDCIEQLERYRQEYDVDYVIMRFRLPGVLDCLRLFGQEVLPKFQG; via the coding sequence TGGGGCCAGGAATACTTCTCCTACCACGGCCAGGTGTTCAAGTATGACCAGGTCCGGGTGACGCCCAAGCCCCTGCAAGAGCCGTACCCCGAGCTGTGGCTGGGCGGCATGTTCCCCTATACCACCCGACGCGCCGGGCGGAGCGGCGACGCCTGGTGTTCGGACCCCTTTCCGATTGAGAAGGAAACCTGGAAGAGTCGGGTCGGCATGTATCGGGAGGCGGCGGATAAGGCCGGCAACCGCGCCCAGGTCGTCTTGATGCGCGACGGCTGGGTCGCCTCAAGCCGGGCCGAGGCGGAAAAAACCTTTGGCCGGATTTACGTCGATGAGACCCTCTTTTACTTTCGCCACGGCATTCTCAACCACCACCCGGACTTTCGGTCCGAGTCCGATTTCACCGTTGACGCCTGCTTTCAGCACGCCGTCGCCGGAACGCCTCAAGACTGTATTGAGCAGCTCGAACGCTACCGGCAGGAGTACGACGTTGATTATGTGATCATGCGTTTTCGGCTGCCGGGGGTGCTGGACTGCCTGCGGCTGTTCGGCCAAGAGGTGTTGCCCAAGTTTCAGGGCTAA
- the mutL gene encoding DNA mismatch repair endonuclease MutL: MKIRILPPDVQQQIAAGEVIERPASVVKELIENALDASADTIRVEIQEGGRRLIKVTDNGPGMAAADVGLACERFATSKITSATDIARIRTFGFRGEALPSIASVSRLRLLTRQRTDQLGTEHRLEAGRPVSQRQAGAPVGTSVEVWDVFYNTPARRRFMRSLRTEYGHILGTFTRFALAFPDTSLSLSFDGREVYNFQPGSLQERLTACFGGETSSGLEEVENAGLSGRVWGAVLPSQSGWQRRYYLFVNRRPVRDRTLYRAVRDAWGEAGGLVLLFLELHPSQLDVNIHPAKAEVRFRDDTAIYSLVRSALEHRQRPAWLQTEAVAEQQEAYDGASVNGFALVGQVENSFLLTVSEGHVYLLDQHAAEERVLYERLQDGRVQARRLIAPQVVKLSIDEQAFLDDTAEALSACCFELDAFGPGVVALRAVPDFLEPQSSGLIFSRLLARLRNKKEDIRQALSCLAALKAGQPLSRDAQEQLLTAWTQTAHPHACAHDRPAYFRLSLDEVRRRLGRTGLSCEFEGNDEA; encoded by the coding sequence ATGAAAATCCGCATTCTGCCTCCAGACGTTCAGCAACAGATTGCCGCCGGCGAGGTCATAGAGCGACCGGCCAGCGTGGTCAAGGAACTCATTGAAAACGCCCTGGATGCCAGCGCCGACACGATTCGGGTCGAAATCCAGGAGGGCGGCCGGCGGCTGATCAAGGTCACCGACAACGGTCCGGGCATGGCCGCCGCCGATGTCGGTCTGGCGTGTGAGCGTTTTGCGACCAGCAAGATCACCAGCGCCACCGATATCGCCCGGATTCGGACCTTCGGCTTTCGGGGCGAAGCCCTGCCAAGCATTGCCTCGGTCTCCCGCCTGCGACTGCTGACCCGCCAGCGCACGGACCAGCTCGGCACCGAACACCGCCTCGAGGCCGGCCGGCCGGTCTCCCAGCGCCAGGCCGGGGCGCCGGTCGGCACCAGCGTCGAGGTCTGGGACGTGTTTTACAACACCCCGGCCCGCCGCCGGTTCATGCGCAGCCTGCGCACCGAGTACGGCCATATCCTGGGCACCTTTACCCGCTTTGCGCTGGCCTTTCCCGACACGAGCCTGTCCCTGTCGTTTGACGGCCGCGAGGTCTACAACTTCCAGCCCGGCTCGCTCCAGGAGCGACTGACGGCCTGCTTTGGCGGCGAGACGAGTTCGGGTCTGGAGGAGGTGGAAAACGCGGGTCTGAGCGGCCGGGTGTGGGGAGCCGTGCTGCCCAGCCAGTCGGGCTGGCAGCGGCGCTACTATCTGTTCGTCAACCGCCGCCCGGTCCGCGACCGGACGCTGTACCGGGCCGTCCGAGACGCCTGGGGCGAGGCCGGCGGGCTGGTCCTGCTCTTTCTCGAACTGCACCCCTCGCAGCTCGACGTCAACATCCATCCGGCCAAGGCCGAGGTCCGCTTCCGGGACGATACGGCCATCTACAGCCTGGTCCGAAGCGCGCTCGAACACCGCCAGCGTCCGGCCTGGCTGCAAACCGAGGCCGTGGCAGAACAGCAGGAAGCCTACGACGGAGCGTCCGTCAATGGCTTCGCGCTGGTCGGTCAGGTGGAAAACAGCTTCCTGCTGACCGTATCCGAGGGCCACGTCTACCTCCTGGACCAGCACGCGGCCGAGGAGCGGGTCTTGTACGAACGGCTGCAAGACGGCCGGGTCCAGGCCAGGCGCCTGATTGCGCCCCAGGTGGTCAAACTGTCGATTGACGAGCAAGCCTTCCTGGACGACACGGCCGAGGCCTTGTCGGCGTGCTGTTTTGAGCTGGACGCCTTCGGTCCCGGGGTGGTCGCGCTACGGGCTGTGCCGGATTTTCTTGAACCCCAGTCCTCAGGCCTGATTTTCTCGCGGCTGCTGGCCCGCCTGCGCAACAAAAAAGAGGACATCCGCCAGGCCCTGTCCTGCCTGGCGGCCCTCAAAGCCGGCCAGCCGCTGAGCCGCGACGCCCAGGAACAGCTGCTTACGGCCTGGACGCAGACCGCCCACCCCCACGCCTGCGCGCATGATCGCCCGGCCTATTTCCGGCTGTCGCTGGACGAGGTACGGCGCAGGCTGGGACGGACGGGCTTGAGCTGCGAGTTTGAGGGTAATGACGAGGCCTGA
- a CDS encoding metallophosphoesterase: MTHASTSYRQLRRWQYGLILFLTLGILGMSLFFYRRALFFTVLVPIGFAPFSYARLRLHAALEQALGSSGGLFRATRWLGLACDIILAAQFLTGRWSDELPLLHAPGVSWVGAIWYSAYLLLFFGYMGLDLWSLGRRGLKRLVQTAEPAADSVVSPQRRRFLRQAGALGVATPFMFSASGVKTSYDLQLEERELVLPHWPRELDGLRVAHLSDIHVGGYMNRRRLLHMADLTNSAKADVILHTGDFLTHRVGDFDIPLYEALARIQAPYGQWACLGNHDFDNPTRLVSLLDQAGVHTLRNALVSLSIDGHKLEVVGLDYFLRMTGSPAERYAEILRAWQPQAPRILLNHDPRGFELLPDNCADLVLSGHTHGGHIGIPLGQDTLVSVIGLLGIPDQGIFQRGDMRMFVTRCVGFYGYPMRLGIAPEIALLTLRSPSRPDTEIRA, encoded by the coding sequence ATGACACACGCCTCAACCAGCTACCGCCAGCTTCGTCGCTGGCAGTACGGTCTCATCCTGTTCCTCACCCTGGGCATCCTGGGCATGAGCCTCTTCTTCTACCGACGGGCGCTGTTTTTCACCGTACTGGTACCGATCGGATTTGCCCCCTTCTCGTATGCCCGGCTGCGGCTCCACGCCGCTCTTGAGCAGGCTCTGGGTTCTTCTGGGGGCCTCTTTCGAGCCACGCGGTGGCTCGGTCTGGCGTGCGATATCATTCTGGCCGCCCAGTTTCTGACCGGCCGCTGGAGTGACGAGCTGCCGCTGCTCCACGCGCCCGGGGTGTCCTGGGTCGGAGCGATCTGGTACAGCGCCTATCTGTTGCTGTTCTTCGGCTATATGGGCCTGGACCTGTGGTCGCTCGGCCGGCGCGGTCTGAAACGTCTCGTTCAGACCGCCGAGCCAGCTGCCGACAGCGTGGTTTCGCCCCAGCGCCGTCGCTTTCTTCGCCAGGCCGGCGCACTGGGCGTGGCAACACCGTTCATGTTTTCGGCGTCAGGGGTCAAGACCTCGTACGACTTGCAGCTCGAAGAGCGCGAGCTGGTCCTGCCCCACTGGCCCCGGGAACTGGACGGCCTGCGCGTGGCCCATTTATCCGACATCCATGTCGGGGGGTATATGAACCGGCGGCGGCTCCTGCATATGGCCGACCTGACCAATAGCGCCAAGGCCGATGTCATACTCCATACCGGCGATTTTCTGACCCACCGGGTCGGCGACTTCGACATCCCCCTGTACGAAGCCCTGGCCCGCATTCAGGCCCCGTATGGCCAGTGGGCGTGCCTGGGCAACCACGATTTTGACAACCCGACCCGCCTCGTCTCGCTGCTCGACCAGGCCGGGGTGCACACCCTGCGCAACGCCCTGGTCAGCCTGTCGATCGACGGCCATAAGCTGGAAGTCGTGGGCCTGGACTACTTCCTGCGTATGACCGGCAGTCCGGCCGAGCGCTACGCCGAGATTCTGCGCGCCTGGCAGCCCCAGGCTCCCCGCATCCTGCTCAACCATGACCCGCGCGGCTTTGAGCTGCTGCCGGACAACTGCGCCGACCTGGTGCTGTCCGGCCACACCCACGGCGGGCACATCGGCATCCCGCTGGGCCAGGACACCCTGGTGTCGGTGATCGGGCTGCTCGGCATCCCGGATCAGGGGATTTTTCAGCGCGGCGACATGCGCATGTTCGTCACCCGCTGTGTCGGTTTCTACGGCTATCCGATGCGCCTGGGGATTGCTCCCGAGATTGCCCTGCTGACGCTGCGTTCCCCATCCAGACCCGACACAGAGATCAGGGCATGA
- a CDS encoding PIN domain-containing protein, producing MRILDTDVCIEILRANVRVLTRRRNTLDHVATTWITAAELYYGAAKSRHPQSKAEGVRAFLGTLPVFGFDEQSVRHFGRVKAALERAGQGLTDADLFIGSICLARGAILVTGNVRHYHRIEGLLIEDWIRG from the coding sequence GTGAGAATTCTCGATACGGATGTCTGTATTGAGATCCTCAGAGCCAATGTCCGCGTTCTTACCCGTCGCCGGAACACTCTTGATCACGTAGCGACAACGTGGATCACCGCAGCTGAACTGTATTATGGGGCGGCCAAATCGCGTCATCCACAGTCCAAGGCCGAAGGAGTACGGGCCTTCCTGGGAACGCTCCCGGTCTTTGGGTTTGACGAACAAAGCGTCCGTCACTTCGGACGAGTCAAAGCGGCCTTGGAGCGAGCCGGTCAAGGACTGACCGACGCCGACCTCTTCATCGGTTCAATCTGTCTTGCCCGTGGGGCGATTTTGGTGACAGGGAATGTTCGTCACTACCATCGTATCGAGGGACTTCTTATCGAAGACTGGATTCGTGGCTAA
- a CDS encoding LLM class flavin-dependent oxidoreductase, whose amino-acid sequence MKIGYLLDTHAGPYNMPLPDSAQARAFIDHLWREAAVAEQVGFDSLVVPERHTRTECLFPSPIVLLSGLAARTTRIRLGTYVLILPLYDPVHIAEQMALIDLMSGGRLICGLASGYHPDYHNAFAIPMRG is encoded by the coding sequence ATGAAAATCGGTTATCTGCTCGATACCCATGCCGGCCCGTACAACATGCCCCTGCCGGACAGCGCCCAGGCCCGGGCGTTTATCGATCACCTGTGGCGGGAAGCCGCAGTCGCCGAACAGGTCGGCTTTGACTCGCTGGTCGTGCCCGAGCGGCATACCCGCACCGAGTGTCTGTTTCCTTCACCAATTGTTCTGTTGAGCGGCTTGGCGGCGCGCACGACGCGGATTCGGCTGGGGACCTACGTGCTCATCCTGCCGCTGTACGACCCGGTCCACATTGCCGAACAAATGGCCCTGATCGATCTGATGTCCGGCGGCCGTCTGATCTGCGGGCTGGCCTCGGGCTACCACCCGGATTACCACAACGCCTTTGCCATTCCGATGCGGGG
- a CDS encoding CoA transferase: MAGCLDGIKVLDMGRYQAGPRCAMILSDLGAEVVKLEAPGGDESRGIGKVYWSVYNRGKKSITLNVRSEKGIALIKELVPKFDMLLQNFRPGVMAAMGLGYDTLKQLNPGLILINVSGFGQQGPYKHRPAYDPIGQAMSGLMSFTGFPDGPPVMTNSPIIDRITALHATIGALGALHRRDVTGQGQALDVCLLDTGYTLMEIPIANYLLTGKEPQRNGNSPGGISPCNAYQAKDGWIYILAVPQDMFGRFCKGVGREDLLADERFSSIAGRGKHAKEIDGLVAEWVKARTVAEVSAVLEQAEVPFAPVHSIA, from the coding sequence ATGGCGGGCTGTTTGGATGGCATTAAGGTTCTGGATATGGGGCGCTACCAGGCCGGGCCGCGCTGCGCGATGATTCTGAGCGATCTGGGCGCGGAGGTGGTCAAGCTTGAGGCGCCGGGCGGGGATGAATCGCGCGGTATCGGCAAGGTCTACTGGTCGGTCTACAACCGGGGTAAAAAAAGCATCACCCTCAACGTCCGCAGCGAAAAGGGGATTGCCCTGATCAAGGAACTCGTGCCCAAGTTCGACATGCTGTTGCAGAATTTCCGGCCCGGGGTGATGGCGGCCATGGGCCTGGGCTATGACACGCTCAAACAGCTGAATCCGGGCCTGATCCTGATCAACGTGTCCGGCTTTGGCCAGCAGGGGCCGTACAAGCATCGGCCCGCCTATGACCCGATCGGCCAGGCCATGTCGGGGCTGATGAGCTTTACCGGTTTTCCCGACGGTCCGCCGGTCATGACCAACTCGCCCATCATCGACCGCATTACCGCCCTGCACGCCACGATCGGCGCGCTGGGAGCCTTGCACCGCCGCGATGTGACGGGCCAGGGTCAGGCGCTCGACGTGTGTCTGCTGGATACGGGCTATACGCTGATGGAGATTCCGATTGCCAACTACCTGCTGACCGGCAAAGAGCCCCAGCGCAACGGCAACAGCCCGGGCGGCATCTCACCCTGCAACGCTTATCAGGCCAAGGATGGCTGGATCTATATTCTGGCCGTGCCCCAGGACATGTTCGGTCGTTTCTGCAAGGGCGTGGGACGCGAGGATTTGCTGGCCGACGAGCGGTTCTCCAGCATTGCCGGGCGGGGCAAGCACGCCAAGGAGATTGACGGTCTGGTCGCCGAGTGGGTCAAGGCGCGGACCGTGGCCGAGGTCAGCGCCGTCCTGGAGCAGGCCGAGGTGCCCTTTGCCCCGGTCCACTCGATTGCCCA
- the yfcD gene encoding NUDIX hydrolase YfcD produces the protein MDEIVGIVDEHNRVVGAVPRSEMRAKRLAHRSTYILVFNSQGQLYVQKRTPTKDVFPGYYDLATGGVVLAGESYERGAARELEEELGIRDVALTKLFEFYFEDEHNHVWGGVFTCVYDGELRLQEEEVESVILLTPDDTLRHAQTAPYTPDGLYVLRRYLGQVA, from the coding sequence GTGGACGAAATCGTTGGTATTGTAGACGAACACAACCGGGTGGTCGGGGCTGTGCCGCGCAGCGAAATGCGGGCCAAGCGTCTGGCGCACCGCAGCACCTATATCCTGGTGTTCAACTCTCAGGGACAGCTGTACGTCCAGAAGCGGACGCCGACCAAAGATGTCTTTCCGGGCTACTACGACCTGGCTACCGGCGGGGTCGTGCTGGCCGGTGAGAGCTACGAGCGGGGGGCAGCGCGTGAGCTGGAAGAGGAGCTGGGCATTCGGGACGTAGCCCTGACCAAGCTGTTCGAGTTCTACTTCGAGGATGAGCACAACCATGTCTGGGGCGGCGTCTTCACCTGTGTCTACGACGGGGAACTGCGCCTGCAGGAAGAGGAGGTCGAGAGCGTCATCCTGCTGACGCCGGACGACACCCTACGCCACGCCCAGACCGCGCCGTATACGCCCGACGGGCTGTACGTCCTGCGCCGCTACCTGGGTCAGGTCGCATAG
- a CDS encoding HNH endonuclease encodes MRDRTRSQARNRCGYCQSSQQYVLGQLEIDHILPKARGGADAEDNLWLACRMCNGFKATQTRARDPATDRSVRLFNPRRQSWARHFEWSKDGTRIIGRTACGRATVVALQLNHVIAIMVRREWVEAGWHPPGD; translated from the coding sequence GTGCGAGACCGAACGCGGTCTCAGGCTCGGAACAGGTGCGGCTATTGTCAGAGTTCGCAACAGTACGTTCTTGGGCAGCTGGAGATCGACCATATTCTCCCAAAAGCCCGTGGCGGGGCTGATGCGGAAGATAATCTGTGGCTCGCCTGCAGGATGTGCAACGGATTCAAGGCAACCCAGACGCGCGCCCGTGATCCCGCTACAGACCGAAGCGTGAGGCTCTTTAATCCTCGACGCCAGAGCTGGGCCAGACACTTCGAGTGGAGCAAAGACGGAACACGTATCATTGGACGGACCGCCTGCGGTCGGGCAACAGTTGTCGCTCTCCAACTCAATCATGTCATCGCCATCATGGTCAGACGTGAGTGGGTTGAGGCTGGCTGGCACCCCCCAGGAGATTAG
- a CDS encoding type II toxin-antitoxin system HicB family antitoxin: MLTAYIQAAMDKAHYELLPDGEGYFGSIEEMEGVWANADTLEACRAELQEVLEAWIILGLKMGHPLPSVEGISLDIQEVA; encoded by the coding sequence GTGCTGACCGCATATATCCAGGCAGCTATGGACAAAGCCCACTATGAACTTTTGCCCGACGGAGAGGGGTATTTTGGAAGTATTGAGGAGATGGAAGGCGTATGGGCCAACGCTGACACTCTCGAAGCCTGTCGGGCAGAACTCCAAGAAGTCTTGGAAGCCTGGATCATCCTTGGGCTGAAGATGGGCCATCCCCTGCCTTCAGTCGAGGGTATATCCTTGGATATCCAAGAAGTCGCCTAA
- a CDS encoding amidohydrolase family protein, translating to MSSVTNNKTFPYRGAIDADGHILETPDAWEKYIDPKYQDQAMRVTVGPDGLEVLEIAGRPAKYIKPGQLAAFGGMGKTPEEVEPHPDRTYVNMAPFGSMDPQQRLQRMDAEGLNKAIVYPSLGLIWETEDLGDLGLQAAYARAYNRWVADFCRDSSGRLIPIAHISFGDPQEAAGELERAVKDGCRGAFVVPFTPTNKSHANPDYDPFWAKAQELDVPVGIHPSGEPPAKRVHQRFHDMQKWALWHFNVHGGQGPLQAFTALFQYGLFDRFPQVKIIVLESGAGWAGYLLNRMDAVYDSPLGESVPLKEKPSYYFHRQCWISGDPDEKAFGNVVDFVGNDKFFWASDFPHFDHPDNYMDELLELVEPMGDETRRKVIGDNVAQVYGL from the coding sequence ATGTCGTCTGTCACCAACAATAAGACGTTTCCGTATCGTGGCGCGATTGACGCCGACGGGCATATCCTTGAGACGCCTGATGCCTGGGAGAAGTATATTGACCCCAAGTATCAGGACCAGGCCATGCGGGTGACGGTTGGCCCGGACGGCCTGGAAGTCCTCGAAATCGCCGGCCGGCCGGCCAAGTACATCAAGCCCGGCCAGCTGGCCGCGTTTGGCGGGATGGGTAAAACGCCCGAAGAGGTCGAGCCGCACCCCGACCGGACCTATGTCAACATGGCCCCGTTCGGCTCGATGGACCCCCAACAACGCCTGCAACGCATGGACGCCGAGGGTCTGAACAAGGCGATTGTGTATCCCAGCCTGGGGCTGATCTGGGAGACCGAGGATCTGGGCGATCTGGGACTCCAGGCCGCCTATGCCAGAGCCTACAACCGCTGGGTGGCGGATTTCTGCCGGGATTCGTCCGGGCGTTTGATTCCCATCGCCCACATCTCCTTTGGCGATCCCCAGGAGGCGGCCGGCGAGCTGGAACGGGCGGTCAAAGACGGCTGTCGGGGTGCGTTTGTGGTGCCGTTCACGCCGACCAACAAGTCCCACGCCAACCCCGACTACGACCCCTTCTGGGCCAAGGCCCAGGAGTTGGACGTGCCGGTCGGCATCCATCCCAGCGGCGAGCCGCCGGCCAAGCGGGTCCACCAGCGCTTTCACGACATGCAGAAGTGGGCGCTGTGGCACTTCAACGTGCACGGCGGGCAGGGGCCGCTGCAAGCCTTTACCGCCCTGTTTCAGTACGGTCTGTTCGACCGCTTTCCACAGGTGAAGATCATTGTGCTGGAGTCCGGCGCGGGCTGGGCCGGCTATCTGCTCAACCGCATGGACGCGGTGTACGACAGCCCGCTGGGTGAGTCGGTGCCGCTCAAGGAAAAGCCCAGCTACTATTTTCACCGCCAGTGCTGGATCTCGGGCGACCCCGACGAGAAGGCGTTTGGCAATGTGGTGGATTTTGTCGGCAATGACAAATTCTTCTGGGCCTCGGATTTTCCTCACTTCGACCATCCCGACAACTACATGGACGAGCTGCTGGAGCTGGTCGAGCCGATGGGCGACGAAACCCGTCGCAAGGTCATCGGCGATAACGTCGCTCAGGTCTACGGCCTCTAA
- a CDS encoding LLM class flavin-dependent oxidoreductase: MDFGTVVFARPNSCAAEAKLAEECGFSHAWVADSHMMAGDVYMCLALMAAATSRIRLGTG, encoded by the coding sequence ATGGACTTTGGGACGGTCGTCTTCGCCAGACCGAACAGCTGCGCCGCAGAGGCCAAGCTGGCCGAAGAGTGCGGCTTCAGCCACGCCTGGGTGGCGGACTCGCACATGATGGCCGGGGATGTGTATATGTGCCTGGCGCTGATGGCGGCCGCGACCTCGCGCATTCGCCTGGGCACCGG
- a CDS encoding TIGR04282 family arsenosugar biosynthesis glycosyltransferase translates to MPNALAIFAKAPVAGQVKTRLCPPLTPEQAADLARCFLLDIVERMCRLDAVQVFMAITPADSAPLFRSLLPFPVRYQPQRGASLGERQMHTLHDMLAAGFSRAVLIGSDIPSLPAAHVQAAFRRLEDPGCDAVFGPSRDGGYYLVGVREVHRPLFENIAWSTPQVLQQTLEQARRHGYSVALVPSWYDVDTPQDLLRLAGETHGREGEPDAAPRTRRALARLSFHGA, encoded by the coding sequence ATGCCGAACGCCCTCGCCATTTTCGCCAAAGCGCCGGTCGCCGGTCAGGTCAAAACCCGGCTGTGTCCACCCCTCACGCCCGAACAGGCCGCCGACTTGGCGCGCTGCTTTTTGCTCGACATCGTTGAGCGGATGTGTCGGCTGGACGCGGTCCAGGTGTTCATGGCCATTACCCCGGCTGACAGCGCGCCGCTCTTTCGGAGCCTGCTTCCCTTTCCGGTTCGCTATCAACCCCAGCGCGGTGCCTCGCTCGGCGAGCGCCAGATGCATACGCTGCACGACATGCTGGCGGCCGGCTTTTCGCGGGCCGTACTCATCGGCAGTGATATTCCGAGCCTGCCCGCCGCCCACGTACAAGCCGCCTTCCGTAGGCTCGAAGACCCCGGCTGTGACGCGGTGTTCGGCCCCAGCCGCGACGGCGGCTACTACCTGGTCGGCGTCCGAGAAGTCCACCGTCCCTTGTTTGAAAACATTGCGTGGAGCACCCCACAAGTGTTACAGCAGACCCTGGAACAGGCGCGTCGGCACGGCTACAGCGTGGCTCTGGTCCCGTCCTGGTACGATGTGGATACGCCCCAGGATTTGCTCCGGCTGGCGGGTGAGACACACGGACGGGAAGGGGAGCCGGACGCTGCGCCGCGAACCCGGCGGGCTCTGGCGCGGCTGAGCTTTCACGGCGCATAA
- a CDS encoding amidohydrolase, which translates to MQKKFRFIDSDAHILEPNDMFERYLDPKFRHQMPKTWLFYDGDPLGFRFELSIPNPDGGSYTMPFGRDPIDSSVMGPASFDPGVRVSLPGQDEAYAEFAKQNFPPEMYPVAMERTGIDYMVVYPSVGLLSVAVPKMAADTAAAYRRAYNDWLYNFCSAAGGRVFGAGSVDLRDAEEAAREARRCVTDLGFKAIHINPVPVGQHRLYDEFYEPLWNALEDLDVPLAVHTGTGTAADDMLYHYIPRLRSAQTTVAFTIGNMLACTSLIMGGVLERHPRLRVVHLESGAGWVPFWLDRLGASVQGGFRGLEIPGLSKHPIEYFQRQCYISADPDDPGIKQTIDLLGDDNIVTATDFGHPEGRQYAWAVKELMALEGVSDDSKKKIMWDNALKLYPIQPD; encoded by the coding sequence GTGCAGAAAAAATTCCGCTTTATCGACAGCGACGCCCATATTCTCGAACCGAACGACATGTTCGAGCGCTATCTCGATCCCAAGTTTCGCCATCAGATGCCCAAAACGTGGCTGTTCTACGACGGAGACCCGCTGGGTTTCCGTTTTGAGCTGTCCATCCCCAACCCCGACGGCGGCAGCTACACCATGCCCTTTGGCCGCGACCCGATTGATTCCAGCGTTATGGGCCCGGCCTCGTTCGACCCCGGGGTACGGGTCAGCCTGCCGGGTCAGGACGAAGCCTACGCCGAGTTTGCCAAACAGAATTTTCCGCCCGAGATGTACCCCGTAGCCATGGAACGGACGGGGATCGACTACATGGTCGTCTACCCCTCGGTCGGTCTGCTGTCGGTGGCCGTGCCCAAGATGGCGGCCGACACGGCCGCAGCCTATCGGCGGGCGTATAACGACTGGCTGTACAACTTCTGCTCGGCGGCCGGCGGTCGGGTCTTCGGGGCCGGCTCGGTAGACCTGCGCGACGCCGAGGAGGCGGCGCGTGAGGCGCGCCGGTGCGTCACAGACCTCGGCTTCAAGGCCATTCACATCAACCCGGTGCCGGTCGGCCAGCACCGGCTGTACGACGAGTTCTATGAACCGCTGTGGAACGCCCTCGAAGACCTCGACGTGCCGCTGGCCGTCCACACCGGCACCGGCACTGCAGCCGACGACATGCTCTACCACTATATTCCGCGCCTGCGTTCGGCCCAGACGACCGTCGCCTTCACCATCGGCAATATGCTGGCCTGCACCTCGCTCATTATGGGCGGCGTGCTGGAACGCCATCCGCGCCTGCGGGTGGTCCACCTGGAATCCGGCGCGGGCTGGGTGCCTTTCTGGCTCGACCGACTCGGCGCCAGCGTCCAGGGCGGCTTTCGCGGCCTGGAGATTCCCGGACTGAGCAAGCATCCGATCGAGTACTTTCAGCGCCAGTGCTACATCTCGGCCGACCCGGACGACCCGGGCATCAAACAGACGATTGACCTGCTGGGCGATGACAACATCGTGACCGCCACCGACTTTGGTCATCCCGAAGGCCGCCAGTATGCCTGGGCGGTCAAAGAACTCATGGCCCTTGAGGGCGTATCGGACGACAGCAAGAAGAAAATCATGTGGGACAACGCCCTGAAGCTGTACCCGATTCAGCCCGACTAA
- a CDS encoding LLM class flavin-dependent oxidoreductase, translated as VATLNQMAPGRVSMGIGTGNSARRAMGFPPCSLAELRDHVQVVRQLLRGRQVTYREGEAERAVRFFHQDMEFMNTRAEVPIYVAANAPRAMTLAGEVGDGFLTSRTNTAQGWRDAWQYVSRGARRAGKDPADLYSALITATCLLRPGEGLEAPRVKAAVGAWTTVALHSLYETVKDPVAAPEPLRPLFAEYKAFTDRRVAASDTYHLDLHDGHCLYVQPEEERFVTPELIRAATMTATPEALLERLHSLGSPLSRRQMATPSL; from the coding sequence GTGGCAACCCTCAACCAGATGGCGCCGGGCCGGGTCAGCATGGGCATCGGCACCGGTAACAGCGCCAGGCGGGCGATGGGGTTCCCGCCGTGTTCGCTGGCCGAACTCCGCGACCACGTCCAGGTCGTCCGCCAACTCCTCCGAGGCCGGCAGGTCACCTACCGGGAGGGCGAGGCCGAGCGGGCCGTGCGTTTTTTTCATCAGGACATGGAGTTCATGAATACCCGGGCCGAGGTGCCGATCTATGTTGCGGCCAACGCGCCCAGGGCGATGACCCTGGCCGGCGAAGTCGGCGACGGCTTCCTGACCTCGCGGACGAATACGGCCCAGGGCTGGCGCGACGCCTGGCAGTACGTCAGCCGTGGCGCGCGGCGGGCCGGAAAAGATCCGGCCGACCTGTACTCGGCGCTCATTACCGCCACCTGCCTGCTCAGGCCGGGAGAAGGCTTGGAGGCCCCTCGGGTCAAAGCCGCGGTCGGGGCATGGACCACGGTCGCCCTGCATTCCCTGTATGAGACGGTCAAAGACCCAGTCGCAGCGCCGGAGCCGCTTCGGCCGCTGTTTGCCGAGTACAAGGCGTTTACCGACAGGCGCGTTGCCGCCAGTGATACCTACCATCTCGACCTGCACGACGGTCACTGTCTGTACGTCCAGCCCGAAGAAGAGCGCTTTGTCACGCCGGAGCTGATCCGGGCGGCGACCATGACCGCCACGCCCGAGGCTCTCCTTGAGCGACTGCACAGCCTTGGGTCGCCTTTATCCCGCCGACAAATGGCTACACCGAGTTTGTGA